A single genomic interval of Rubripirellula reticaptiva harbors:
- a CDS encoding arginine/lysine/ornithine decarboxylase, with protein MKFRFPILIIDEDFRSENTSGLGIRALAEAMEQEGAEVIGSTSYVDLSQYAQQQSRASAFILSIDDEEFSGSDEEPAIANLRDFIQEIRFKNNDIPIFLYGETRTSSHIPNDILRELHGFIHMFEDTPEFVARHILREARAYTDGLAPPFFRALLEYASDGSYSWHCPGHSGGVAFLKSPVGQMFHQFFGENMLRADVCNAVEELGQLLDHTGPIAASERNAARIFNADHCFFVTNGTSTSNKIVWHSCVAADDIVVVDRNCHKSILHAIIMTGAIPVFLTPTRNNLGLIGPIPLSEFTPESIQRKIDANPFAREAQQRHPERKPRILTITQSTYDGIVYNVEKLKGLLDGKIDTLHFDEAWLPHATFHSFYRNMHAIGQDQPLCDESIIFATHSTHKLLAGISQASQILVKDSKGKKLDRHIFNEAYLMHTSTSPQYAIIASCDVAAAMMEPPGGTALVEESILEAINFRRAMRKVDAEWGDDWWFEVWGPDEIAEDGIGEQKDWVLGSSDNWHGFGNVAEGFNMLDPIKATVVTPGLNVAGQFAESGIPASIVTRYLAEHGVIVEKTGLYSFFIMFTIGITKGRWNTLVSALQQFKDDYDKNLPIWKIQPEFAQAFPIYESVGLRDLSQRVHDAYRQSDIARVTTDMYLSPMEPAMKPSEAYAKMSHGEIDRVEIDQLEGRSTAVLLTPYPPGIPLLIPGERFNRTIVEYLKFAKMFNGTFPGFDTDIHGLVDEVIDGNRRCYVDCVRE; from the coding sequence ATGAAATTTCGCTTTCCAATCTTGATCATCGACGAAGACTTTCGCTCTGAAAACACGTCGGGCCTAGGCATTCGTGCCTTGGCGGAAGCGATGGAACAGGAAGGCGCTGAAGTCATTGGATCGACAAGTTACGTCGATTTGTCTCAGTACGCCCAGCAACAGTCCCGAGCTTCGGCATTTATCCTGTCGATCGACGATGAAGAATTTTCGGGAAGCGACGAGGAGCCTGCGATTGCGAACCTACGAGATTTCATCCAAGAGATCCGTTTTAAAAACAATGACATCCCGATTTTCTTGTACGGCGAAACCCGTACTAGCAGCCACATCCCGAACGACATTCTTCGCGAGCTGCATGGCTTCATCCACATGTTCGAGGATACGCCGGAATTCGTAGCTCGGCATATCCTGCGCGAGGCGAGGGCCTACACGGATGGCTTAGCTCCGCCGTTCTTTCGTGCTTTGTTGGAATACGCCAGCGATGGGTCTTACTCGTGGCATTGCCCGGGACACAGCGGCGGAGTCGCTTTCCTGAAAAGTCCCGTCGGTCAAATGTTTCACCAGTTCTTCGGTGAAAACATGCTGCGGGCTGACGTGTGCAACGCCGTTGAAGAGCTTGGCCAGTTGCTCGATCACACCGGCCCCATTGCTGCATCCGAGCGAAACGCGGCACGTATCTTCAACGCGGATCATTGTTTCTTTGTCACCAATGGAACCTCGACGTCAAACAAGATTGTCTGGCATTCTTGCGTGGCCGCAGATGACATCGTGGTGGTTGACCGAAATTGCCATAAGTCAATCTTGCACGCGATCATCATGACCGGCGCGATTCCCGTTTTCTTGACGCCGACCCGAAACAATTTGGGACTGATTGGGCCGATTCCGTTAAGCGAGTTCACGCCGGAAAGTATTCAACGCAAAATTGACGCCAACCCTTTCGCCCGCGAAGCGCAACAGCGGCATCCCGAACGCAAGCCACGCATTCTGACAATCACCCAAAGCACTTACGACGGGATCGTTTACAACGTTGAAAAGTTGAAGGGCTTGTTGGATGGCAAAATCGATACGCTTCACTTCGATGAAGCTTGGCTGCCGCATGCCACGTTCCATTCCTTCTATCGAAACATGCACGCCATTGGTCAAGACCAGCCGTTGTGCGATGAATCGATCATTTTTGCAACCCACTCGACCCACAAGCTTTTGGCCGGCATTTCGCAAGCGTCGCAGATTCTGGTTAAAGATTCGAAAGGGAAAAAGCTTGACAGGCACATCTTCAATGAAGCCTATCTGATGCACACGTCGACGTCGCCACAGTACGCGATCATTGCGTCTTGCGATGTTGCCGCCGCAATGATGGAGCCTCCGGGCGGGACCGCTCTCGTCGAAGAATCAATTTTAGAAGCGATTAATTTTCGGCGTGCGATGCGTAAGGTGGATGCCGAGTGGGGCGACGACTGGTGGTTCGAAGTTTGGGGCCCCGACGAAATCGCAGAGGACGGAATTGGCGAGCAAAAAGATTGGGTGCTGGGATCCTCTGACAATTGGCATGGATTCGGAAACGTGGCAGAGGGGTTCAATATGTTGGATCCTATCAAAGCCACCGTTGTGACACCGGGGCTCAACGTTGCAGGGCAATTCGCCGAATCAGGTATACCGGCGTCGATTGTGACTCGTTACCTAGCCGAACATGGCGTCATTGTTGAAAAGACCGGCCTCTATTCGTTCTTCATCATGTTCACCATTGGCATCACCAAGGGACGCTGGAATACGTTGGTGAGCGCTCTCCAACAATTCAAAGATGACTACGATAAGAATTTGCCGATCTGGAAAATCCAACCCGAATTCGCACAAGCGTTCCCGATTTACGAATCGGTAGGACTTCGAGACTTGAGTCAGCGGGTCCACGACGCATACCGACAATCGGACATCGCCCGGGTAACGACAGACATGTATCTGTCGCCGATGGAGCCAGCGATGAAGCCTTCGGAGGCGTATGCCAAAATGTCACATGGCGAAATAGACCGTGTCGAGATCGATCAACTCGAGGGACGGTCAACCGCTGTGTTGCTGACACCTTATCCGCCCGGAATACCGCTGTTGATCCCAGGTGAACGGTTCAATCGCACGATCGTCGAATACCTGAAGTTCGCAAAGATGTTCAACGGTACCTTCCCTGGATTCGATACTGACATCCACGGTTTGGTCGACGAAGTGATCGATGGAAATCGCAGGTGCTACGTCGATTGCGTTCGCGAGTGA
- a CDS encoding outer membrane protein assembly factor BamB family protein, protein MENLENTDEIAASSTPPQRLRPLRAWPLLIGLPVMLVLRYLPQIVSDGPSMLWASAAFGPALCSIVLLLWWCFASRASWQEKVGGLLAIIAGVVLTAVLMDPTMRGIGIIVMALPLGVAAFAITLGIVRNWLDRKRTLVAVIAGLLALLSTTLLKSDGVWGNFAMGLQWRWSPSAEQRAIDFAESRQSDGVDVSPDRQRMEDALASAEWPSFRGARRDGVQRGTAIDRDWNANPPQEVWRIPIGPAWSSFVVAGDLLITQEQRGDDEMVVCYLTIDGSEVWTHRLSSRFFEPLGGLGPRATPTLSGETVFAMGAEGFLVAVNALDGTLKWKVDVRELANRGIPMWGFSSSPVVSGDNVVIYAGGKDDLGVLALDANTGEVRWTAPCGPDSYASVQEIVIGDRPWLSILSNKGMHVYDPADGRETLMYPWNHDGYRALQPQVIAENQVLVPTGMGTGTRLIEIFDKDNELTTNEIWTSRRLKPDFNDCVIHEGYIYGFDDSIFTCIDLSDGEAMWKRGRYGKGQVLLLADSNALIVQCETGEVVLLDADAKQHHELGRIDGVAGKSWNHPVVVGDRLYVRSSEEAACYKLKTIPNDDLAWQP, encoded by the coding sequence ATGGAAAACTTAGAAAACACCGATGAGATTGCTGCTTCATCAACTCCGCCCCAGCGACTGCGACCATTGCGGGCGTGGCCGCTGTTGATTGGTTTGCCAGTTATGTTGGTGCTGCGTTATTTGCCGCAGATCGTCTCCGACGGACCGTCAATGCTGTGGGCGTCTGCAGCGTTTGGTCCTGCCCTGTGCTCGATCGTGCTCTTGCTGTGGTGGTGCTTTGCCAGTCGTGCATCGTGGCAAGAGAAGGTCGGCGGTTTGCTTGCTATCATCGCCGGAGTGGTGCTGACAGCCGTCTTGATGGATCCCACCATGCGAGGCATCGGAATTATTGTGATGGCGTTGCCCTTGGGTGTTGCCGCTTTCGCGATCACGCTTGGCATCGTCAGGAATTGGTTGGACCGGAAACGAACCTTGGTCGCGGTCATTGCCGGTCTCTTGGCACTCTTGTCGACAACGTTGCTGAAGTCGGATGGAGTCTGGGGAAACTTTGCGATGGGGCTGCAATGGCGATGGTCGCCATCGGCTGAGCAGCGGGCGATTGACTTTGCCGAGTCTCGTCAGTCGGATGGCGTCGATGTGTCGCCGGATCGCCAGCGCATGGAAGATGCGTTGGCAAGCGCTGAGTGGCCTTCGTTTCGAGGAGCACGGCGCGATGGCGTTCAACGCGGAACAGCGATTGATCGAGACTGGAACGCTAATCCGCCGCAAGAAGTCTGGCGAATTCCGATCGGCCCCGCTTGGTCCTCTTTCGTCGTCGCGGGCGATCTGTTGATCACCCAAGAACAGCGCGGCGATGATGAAATGGTTGTCTGTTACCTGACGATCGACGGAAGCGAAGTTTGGACACACCGCCTGTCTTCTCGTTTCTTTGAACCGCTCGGCGGCCTGGGGCCGCGCGCCACGCCGACACTCAGCGGAGAAACCGTTTTTGCGATGGGAGCCGAAGGATTTCTTGTTGCCGTCAACGCCCTGGACGGCACTTTGAAATGGAAGGTCGACGTTCGTGAACTAGCCAACCGTGGGATCCCGATGTGGGGATTCTCTTCGTCGCCAGTCGTTTCGGGCGACAATGTGGTGATCTATGCGGGCGGCAAGGACGACTTGGGAGTACTGGCTCTCGACGCCAACACGGGCGAGGTCCGCTGGACAGCACCCTGTGGACCCGACTCCTATGCTTCCGTCCAGGAAATCGTAATCGGCGATCGTCCATGGCTTTCCATCCTTAGCAACAAAGGCATGCATGTCTATGATCCCGCCGACGGCCGCGAAACTTTGATGTACCCGTGGAATCACGATGGATATCGAGCCCTGCAACCTCAAGTCATCGCCGAAAACCAAGTGCTTGTCCCCACCGGAATGGGGACGGGGACTCGCTTGATTGAGATATTTGATAAAGACAATGAACTGACGACGAATGAAATCTGGACGTCGCGAAGACTGAAACCAGACTTCAATGACTGCGTGATCCACGAAGGATACATTTACGGATTCGACGACAGCATTTTTACATGCATCGATCTGTCCGACGGTGAGGCAATGTGGAAGCGTGGCCGATACGGAAAAGGCCAGGTCTTATTGCTGGCTGATTCCAACGCATTGATCGTCCAGTGCGAAACCGGCGAAGTCGTCCTGTTGGACGCTGACGCCAAGCAGCACCACGAACTTGGGCGAATCGACGGCGTCGCGGGCAAGAGTTGGAATCATCCCGTGGTCGTCGGCGACCGGCTATACGTACGCAGTTCGGAAGAAGCCGCCTGCTATAAACTCAAAACGATTCCCAACGACGATCTCGCATGGCAGCCATGA
- a CDS encoding BPL-N domain-containing protein encodes MQRLPRAAFLSFVCIHFLSYHPSHAAGSLRFEKLIQQETGELPIILSAPHGGRQPIPGVHPRQGVGVKAFNSIPDLATDRLTETLADAIEKAMGKRPYVVIARFNRKYADANRREPLAYESENAKQVYQAYHAAIAEAKADVIERWGRGVLLDIHGQSTEPSAIFRGTANGKTTTHLVNRFGQNSLTGKESLFGNLARNGFRVIPAVGSNEHEHSSYNGGYIVNAYGSRSGGTLDAIQLEIGRDLRLLASRPQTAEKLAKSIAVFACDYLPVDRDAPAVDAKADSNTVCVGVYIDEGAGPSVNDLLSVLGNFKGVSVTRLTADDIRSGKLAELDLVMHPGGSGSAQGRHLGDNGREAIRNFVQDGGGFVGICAGAYFATSHYPWSLNILDAKVVDTKHWNRGNGTVDIALTDAGNRLLRTKVQKLAIHYAQGPLLAPGNRPDIEDYQIVAAFETEIAKNGAPVGVMKGTTAIAEGKYGSGCVICFSPHPEMTSGLEPWVRFAIDHVKRSRSAGSN; translated from the coding sequence ATGCAACGACTTCCAAGAGCAGCTTTCCTTTCTTTCGTCTGTATTCACTTTTTAAGCTATCACCCGTCACATGCTGCGGGTTCGCTACGTTTTGAGAAACTGATCCAGCAGGAAACGGGCGAGTTGCCAATCATCCTGTCGGCGCCGCACGGTGGACGGCAACCGATTCCAGGAGTGCACCCACGCCAGGGAGTCGGAGTCAAAGCTTTCAACTCGATTCCCGATCTTGCCACGGATCGGTTGACCGAAACGCTCGCTGACGCGATCGAAAAAGCGATGGGCAAACGGCCGTATGTTGTCATTGCTCGGTTCAATCGCAAGTACGCCGACGCCAACCGACGAGAACCACTGGCTTATGAATCGGAAAATGCCAAGCAAGTTTATCAAGCCTATCACGCCGCAATTGCCGAAGCGAAAGCAGATGTGATCGAGCGGTGGGGACGCGGAGTGCTGCTAGACATCCATGGCCAATCGACCGAACCAAGTGCCATTTTTCGAGGCACAGCGAACGGCAAAACGACGACTCATTTAGTGAACCGATTTGGACAAAATTCACTGACAGGCAAAGAGAGCTTGTTTGGCAATTTGGCCCGAAACGGCTTTCGGGTGATTCCTGCTGTAGGTTCAAATGAACATGAGCACTCGAGTTACAACGGTGGGTACATTGTGAACGCCTATGGCAGCCGATCCGGCGGGACGTTGGATGCGATTCAGCTTGAGATCGGACGGGATCTGCGGTTGTTAGCGTCCAGACCCCAAACGGCAGAAAAGCTGGCCAAGTCCATTGCCGTGTTCGCGTGTGACTACCTTCCCGTCGACAGAGATGCTCCCGCAGTCGATGCGAAAGCCGACAGCAACACGGTGTGTGTTGGCGTTTACATTGACGAAGGTGCGGGACCGAGTGTTAACGACTTGCTGTCTGTGTTAGGAAACTTTAAGGGCGTCTCCGTGACGAGATTGACGGCGGACGATATCCGATCAGGCAAGCTCGCTGAGCTTGATCTGGTGATGCATCCTGGTGGCAGCGGTAGTGCCCAGGGGCGACATCTAGGTGACAATGGACGCGAGGCAATTCGCAATTTTGTCCAAGACGGAGGCGGCTTCGTTGGCATCTGCGCCGGCGCCTACTTTGCGACTTCGCACTACCCATGGTCGCTGAACATTCTGGACGCGAAAGTCGTTGACACCAAGCATTGGAATCGGGGCAATGGAACCGTCGACATCGCGTTGACGGATGCCGGCAATCGACTGCTACGCACGAAAGTTCAAAAACTCGCAATCCACTATGCTCAAGGACCGCTACTTGCCCCCGGGAACCGGCCCGACATTGAAGACTATCAGATCGTTGCAGCTTTCGAAACAGAAATCGCAAAGAATGGTGCTCCCGTCGGCGTCATGAAAGGCACCACCGCAATTGCCGAAGGGAAATATGGAAGTGGTTGTGTTATTTGTTTCAGCCCTCACCCCGAGATGACCAGCGGTCTGGAACCCTGGGTTCGATTCGCGATCGATCATGTCAAGCGAAGTCGGTCAGCAGGCAGCAATTGA
- the cydB gene encoding cytochrome d ubiquinol oxidase subunit II, which produces MSYELLTFIWFVLLGVLLVGYAILDGFDLGVGILHPFIAKDDRERRLVMNSIGPLWDGNEVWLVTFGGALFAAFPVAYATVFSSFYTAFFLLLTCLIGRAVSLEFRSKVHSAAWRKLWDVGFFLSSFTAAFLLGVAGGNVMAGMELGPKYHYEGNLLSQVYWYPLLVGCLTVSLFALHGAIYLYLKTEHDLQARVRRAINPLFYVFVGLYVLVSIATWWHVPHATENIAKYPVLWIVPILNALAVLNIPRAMHLGKPGYAFFTSSMVIAAFATLFSVAIFPNFMLSTIDPAYNVTLDNARSSAGTLQTMLIIAIIGIPCVLSYTVIIYWIFRGKVTLEKNSY; this is translated from the coding sequence ATGAGCTACGAACTCCTGACGTTTATCTGGTTTGTGTTGCTTGGCGTTCTACTTGTCGGATACGCCATTCTCGATGGTTTCGATTTAGGCGTGGGGATTCTGCATCCATTCATCGCCAAAGACGACCGTGAACGCCGCTTGGTTATGAATTCCATCGGTCCACTTTGGGATGGAAACGAAGTCTGGCTGGTGACGTTTGGCGGCGCCCTGTTTGCCGCGTTCCCAGTGGCCTACGCCACCGTCTTCAGCAGCTTTTACACCGCGTTTTTTTTGCTGTTGACGTGTTTGATCGGTCGAGCGGTCAGTCTGGAATTTCGTTCGAAGGTCCACTCCGCCGCATGGCGCAAACTCTGGGACGTCGGATTCTTTCTGTCGTCATTCACCGCCGCGTTCTTGCTTGGGGTTGCGGGCGGTAACGTGATGGCCGGGATGGAATTGGGGCCAAAGTATCACTATGAAGGCAATCTGCTCAGTCAAGTCTATTGGTATCCGTTGCTGGTTGGATGCCTTACCGTTTCGTTGTTCGCATTGCATGGTGCAATTTATCTGTATCTGAAGACCGAACACGACTTGCAAGCCCGCGTCCGTCGAGCGATCAATCCGTTGTTCTACGTCTTTGTCGGGCTGTACGTTCTCGTCTCGATCGCAACATGGTGGCATGTGCCTCATGCGACCGAGAACATCGCGAAGTATCCGGTGCTTTGGATCGTCCCGATACTAAATGCATTGGCGGTGCTAAACATTCCTCGTGCGATGCACCTTGGGAAACCTGGTTATGCCTTTTTCACCTCGTCAATGGTGATTGCTGCGTTCGCAACCTTATTCAGCGTCGCGATATTTCCGAACTTCATGTTGTCAACGATCGATCCGGCTTACAACGTCACGCTGGATAACGCGCGTAGCAGTGCAGGAACCCTTCAAACGATGCTCATCATCGCCATTATCGGAATCCCCTGCGTGCTCAGCTACACGGTCATCATCTATTGGATATTCCGAGGCAAGGTCACACTCGAGAAGAACAGCTATTGA
- a CDS encoding cytochrome ubiquinol oxidase subunit I — translation MDVEILSRLQFAGTIMFHYLFPPLSIGLGLQLFLCELAYFRTRNLSWEAAARFWTRVFAVNFAMGVATGIVMEFEFGTNWAAYSRFVGDVFGSALAAEGIFAFFLESGFLAVLVFGWDRVGPKMHLFSTLMVFLGSMFSAVWIVVANSWQQTPAGYHIVWQDVQGEMMPRAEVTSFWQMVFNPSSVDRLTHTLIGALVLGAFFVASVCSYYLLKSRHEDVAKRCLSIALPSALLFTLLAAATGHDSAQKLVETQPAKLAAMEAHFHTSDEPTGLTLFGWPDAENETVRFEVKVPYLLSLMVYNDPTIPVPGMDQIPEDERPPVWLPFQTFHLMVGLGTLMIGVAALACLFWYRGTYTDKRWLMWAIVLMPVAAMTANQAGWVTAEVGRQPWIVYPSVQNGVEMMGLKTADGLSESVTAEQVLSSIILFGIIYSMLFAVWVFVLNNKIQHGPETAEELTEYKQSLKADSMSEKFGRSGKSLGGDMMEDETR, via the coding sequence ATGGACGTTGAAATACTCAGTCGGTTGCAGTTTGCCGGAACAATCATGTTCCACTATCTGTTTCCGCCACTTTCGATTGGTCTCGGCTTGCAACTGTTCCTCTGTGAACTGGCCTACTTCCGAACCCGCAATCTGTCCTGGGAAGCAGCGGCTCGGTTTTGGACTCGAGTCTTCGCGGTCAACTTTGCAATGGGCGTCGCGACAGGAATTGTGATGGAGTTCGAATTCGGGACGAATTGGGCTGCCTATTCGCGATTCGTCGGTGACGTGTTCGGGTCAGCGCTCGCGGCTGAGGGGATATTCGCGTTCTTTTTGGAAAGCGGATTCCTAGCGGTGCTCGTATTTGGCTGGGATCGCGTCGGTCCGAAAATGCACTTGTTCAGCACGTTGATGGTGTTCCTCGGTTCGATGTTCAGCGCCGTGTGGATCGTCGTCGCCAACAGTTGGCAACAGACGCCTGCCGGATACCACATTGTCTGGCAAGACGTGCAAGGCGAGATGATGCCTAGGGCGGAAGTGACCAGTTTTTGGCAGATGGTGTTCAATCCCTCGTCCGTCGATCGGCTGACGCACACGCTGATCGGAGCGCTCGTGTTGGGCGCGTTCTTCGTGGCGTCGGTTTGCTCGTATTACTTGTTGAAGAGTCGACACGAAGACGTCGCCAAGCGATGTCTTTCGATCGCTCTCCCTTCGGCGTTGCTATTCACTCTGCTCGCCGCCGCCACGGGCCATGATTCGGCACAGAAACTCGTCGAGACCCAGCCCGCTAAGCTTGCCGCCATGGAAGCCCACTTTCACACCAGCGACGAGCCAACAGGGTTGACGTTGTTCGGTTGGCCGGATGCCGAGAACGAAACAGTACGCTTTGAAGTGAAAGTTCCGTACTTGCTGAGCCTGATGGTTTACAACGATCCGACGATACCTGTTCCGGGGATGGATCAGATTCCAGAGGATGAAAGACCACCGGTATGGCTGCCGTTTCAAACGTTCCATCTGATGGTCGGATTAGGAACATTGATGATCGGCGTCGCCGCACTCGCGTGCCTGTTTTGGTATCGCGGAACCTACACCGACAAGCGATGGCTGATGTGGGCAATCGTGTTGATGCCAGTCGCTGCGATGACGGCCAACCAAGCGGGCTGGGTCACCGCCGAAGTTGGTCGACAGCCGTGGATCGTCTATCCATCGGTTCAAAATGGTGTCGAGATGATGGGACTCAAAACCGCCGATGGGCTGAGTGAATCCGTCACAGCCGAACAGGTGCTTAGCAGCATCATTCTGTTTGGAATCATCTACTCGATGCTATTCGCCGTCTGGGTGTTTGTGTTGAACAACAAGATTCAACATGGGCCGGAGACTGCTGAAGAGTTAACGGAATACAAACAGAGCCTGAAAGCGGACTCGATGTCCGAGAAATTCGGACGCAGCGGCAAGTCACTTGGCGGCGACATGATGGAGGATGAAACACGATGA
- a CDS encoding methyltransferase domain-containing protein, which produces MNRFPATILCVLHLAIGAFTWSQEANPKSAVGPAGINDDFKSPDLDVDRWLKRFEVESREVYAARDEVLKACDIKPGERIADVGAGTGFYSRLFAKKTGWDGWVYSVDIAPKFLQHIAARSTADGIENLTTVLGTDVSIRLPPESVDLVFICDTYHHFEIPQQSLSSIFRALKPGGRLVLIDFDRIPGVSRDWLIGHVRAGKEMFRDEVIDAGFEFNDEVKVGAFDVNYLLRFNKPIRENEAATDDSSGERAADYPLGELGKIVRLGETLVNETSSHPLTQALVGNRLNCTSCHLDAGRHSQAASLIGVAASYPAYSPRESAVITLEDRIANCFIRSQNGSRPANGSKVSVAIAAYITWLSQQTPIDMNPTGPFGPNHLTMLDGETIETDISRGESLYADRCADCHLDDGSGSDEGPPVWGEQSFNDGAGLSKLLKMASWLKVAMPPDDADLTDQQAFDIAAFVNSHSRPEFRP; this is translated from the coding sequence ATGAATCGTTTTCCAGCGACGATCCTATGCGTTCTCCATCTTGCGATCGGTGCATTCACATGGAGCCAAGAAGCAAATCCCAAATCAGCAGTCGGTCCCGCAGGCATCAACGATGACTTCAAAAGTCCTGATCTGGATGTCGACCGATGGCTCAAACGTTTCGAGGTCGAGAGTCGCGAAGTCTACGCCGCTCGTGACGAAGTGTTGAAAGCCTGTGACATAAAACCGGGCGAACGGATCGCTGACGTTGGCGCCGGCACCGGTTTCTACAGCCGCTTGTTTGCAAAGAAAACTGGCTGGGATGGATGGGTCTACAGCGTCGACATCGCGCCTAAGTTCTTACAGCACATCGCCGCGCGTTCGACGGCGGATGGCATCGAAAACTTGACCACTGTCTTGGGAACAGACGTCTCCATTCGCCTGCCGCCTGAATCCGTCGACCTAGTTTTCATCTGCGACACTTATCACCATTTTGAAATCCCCCAGCAGTCTTTATCCTCGATCTTTCGCGCACTCAAGCCGGGTGGTCGCCTGGTGCTGATCGACTTCGACCGAATTCCGGGCGTGTCTCGCGATTGGTTGATTGGACATGTACGAGCAGGCAAAGAGATGTTTCGCGACGAAGTGATCGACGCCGGTTTCGAGTTCAACGATGAAGTTAAGGTTGGCGCGTTTGATGTAAACTATTTGCTTCGTTTCAACAAACCGATTCGCGAAAATGAAGCTGCAACAGACGATAGCTCGGGCGAGCGTGCCGCAGACTACCCGCTAGGCGAATTGGGAAAGATCGTTCGCTTGGGCGAAACGCTTGTGAACGAAACAAGTTCGCATCCTCTGACCCAGGCTTTAGTCGGCAACCGATTGAATTGCACGTCCTGTCACTTAGACGCAGGAAGGCATTCCCAAGCCGCTTCGTTGATCGGCGTTGCAGCATCGTATCCAGCCTATTCGCCCCGCGAATCGGCAGTCATCACACTCGAAGATCGCATTGCCAATTGCTTTATTCGGAGCCAGAACGGCTCGCGACCTGCCAATGGAAGCAAGGTCTCGGTCGCAATTGCAGCTTACATCACTTGGTTGTCACAGCAGACGCCGATTGACATGAACCCAACCGGACCGTTTGGCCCAAATCATTTGACGATGCTCGACGGCGAAACGATCGAGACGGACATTTCCAGGGGGGAATCGCTGTATGCCGACCGTTGTGCAGATTGCCATCTCGACGACGGCAGCGGATCAGACGAAGGGCCACCGGTGTGGGGTGAGCAGTCTTTCAATGACGGTGCTGGACTTTCCAAACTGCTCAAGATGGCGTCATGGTTAAAAGTCGCGATGCCACCGGACGACGCCGACCTAACCGATCAACAAGCCTTCGATATTGCAGCCTTTGTCAATTCACACTCGCGTCCCGAGTTTCGGCCATAG